DNA sequence from the Dryobates pubescens isolate bDryPub1 chromosome 8, bDryPub1.pri, whole genome shotgun sequence genome:
TCATATTGAAGCAACTAGTTTTAACATTCCTTTTGGTACATAAAAGCAAAACATGCCTGAATATATGACTATAGCCAAAATTGTCAGTTAGGTAAATAAATGTGCCTAATGTGAGTATTGCTCAACATTTTTCGTATAGTTTACATTAAATAATTTACTTGTCTGTGAAATGTCTCTAGACACAATCTCATGTTATCTTTCTCCATTTACTGCTTTAAATGACTGATTAAATTCTTAAGCACATAACTTTTGGTCTGCAAAATAAAAAATTTCAAATTTAAATAGTGCAAGTGAAATAGAATTAATGCATCCTACATTAGAACTGGGCTCAACAAGATCAGCACAGATTCAAAATTACACTTTTGATTTTAACATTGCGACAGTCAGCCATGGAAAAAAATCCAGTCAGATAATGTCATTGCTACCTTTATAGTCAAATTCACATGATTCCTTTATAAACAATAGAAACAGGGATATTATTTCTCATACTTAAAAGTCCATATATTATAGGATTCAGATTGCTTTACGCCAACAGAATGCTCAGGTAGCAAAGCAAAGGCTATATATACAGCTGTAATAGGCAATCTTCATTCACTGATTCCCAATCAGTTTCAGGATTCTATAACTATGTATACATTCTCATTACCTTTTTTCACATTACTGATATTACATTGAAGTTACTTGTGACAATCGTCTGTTATTACTCCTAGCCTGTCAAAAAGTGTTGCAGTTAATTTCTAGCTTTATTTGTACCAGCTCTTGTTCATAATTAACTACAGAAGCTACTCTGCTTAAGCTAGTTCTCATGCAAATCTTAAATTGGTTGCTTTTTATCTTAGGCCCTTCCACTTTTTTAATAGGATTTTACCACACAGGATGTAAGTTTTCCTTCCCATGTGCTGACTAATAATTTCAGTCATTATTTAGAAACTTGAGATTAAAATTCTTAAAATGCAGAAGTATACAAAAATATAttggaaataaacaaacagctACAAGATGCCACAGCACCATATATTGTTTATAATTATCTACTATTAAGTATTATTAACCTGATGCTGTTCTTCACGTTTCTGCTGGATCAGTAGGGCTTCTTTAATTTTTCTTAACTTCTCAagctccagcagggccacctcccGTTCTTGTTCCAGCTCAACCCTCTCCAACATTCTCTATTTCAGGGGTAACACAGAATCAattggaagggggaaaaaaaaaataaataacagcaTCAATCGTATTATCATGATTTTTTCTGCCCAGAAGGGATccacctttttttcttcatctaaGATTCTTCTGTAGTTGTAAATCCAATGTGCCAGATACTCTATTGGATCTGCTGGACGACGCTCTacaacctctgccagtcccttTTTCAAGCAACTTCCCAGAcatctcttcagatactgagaCTCCATTCACATCTACTAACAACAGGTAGACATTAGCATCAATGTCAGAATTAAATTGCCTTAGACACCAAATATTGAATATCATATTACTCATTTTATTAACATAGCAATTAATAGAAGAGAGTTATTTACATTAAACATTGGTTTAGTTGTTACAAGCTACATTTATAGACTGGTTACACCAAGCACTGCAGACCAAAAAATATGCTCAAAATCTCCTCCACTGTTTAATTCAGAAACTGCTTGGAAATACACTGGTAATTCTAGGTCAgtatgacagaaaaaaaaaccccaaagctacAACAGGGCATAGAAAACTTCTGTGCAGATATATGAAGAACAGCAACGTAGTTCTGTAAATGATTAATGATAGATTTTTGTTTGAACTAATAAAGCTATCTTTATGGTATGTATGCAAGACCAGAGCCTTAAGCAATCACGATACACGTTTATGAAAGGTACAAATCTCTGCACGCACAAGGTAAATACGTAACACATCTGAAATTGGACTTCTGAAATGCTGACACATCCTTCGTCCCGCGGGGCCCTGGCCCGGCGGAGACTCCGTATCCCTCCCTCTCAAGGAACGGCGTTCGTTGGGCACCAGGCCCCCTACCAGAAACCATACAGCTTAGCGCCGCACGGCCAGCCAGAGGCGGAGAGATGTAAAACATCTCACGCTCTTCGCTTTCACGCAGGGTTTAGGGGTGGCGGGTCCGTAACTAATACTCTGAGCCTTAATGGTATTGGTAGACCTCAGCTGTCCCTACCAGTGTCACGTGGAGCCTCCACCCACGTCCTCCGTTCCCGGGCTCTATTTAAGCGCAGGTTGGGGCATTTACTTTTTCCCCAGGCTACGGGCCGGGCGGGTTTGTTCTTTAGATATGGTCCTGTAGTGCAGTTCGGATGGTAGGCCTGGTACATTACCTTGCTTCGCCCAGTACCCTATGGACTGTCGCTAGAGCTCGACGCTGTTGCTACCTTACCTCTGGTGCCGTGGGCCTGCGCTACCGCCGCCCTCACCTCTCCCCTCTTTGCCTTTCGTCAGAGAGCAGGCCTGCTGCTCGCTGGCTCCTGGAGCCCCAAGCTCGGTCGCGGGACAGCAGTCCACACGTACACACC
Encoded proteins:
- the LOC104307858 gene encoding DPY30 domain-containing protein 1, with the protein product MESQYLKRCLGSCLKKGLAEVVERRPADPIEYLAHWIYNYRRILDEEKKRMLERVELEQEREVALLELEKLRKIKEALLIQQKREEQHQGQLEHKREESELQNEENDKENEKRVDELTERPGTPNLTTAEELDENEEFESITDPMAEAKQKSSPVI